The genomic interval ACACGTGGATGTAGGTAACCCGCTCTAATACCATAATAAAGTGATATGAGTTTTACATCTAAAACCAATTGGCAATGGATTGAGTGACCTAAACTCTTATAAACTCACAGACTATGTCTCAATTTCCAATCTAAGATGTATATTTTCAACATCTCCCACACGATCAAGCCATAAAATTACTGTCGTAGGCATCTTTGGCTTAAGATCATTGTgttctaaaaataaaatataatctAATATTTTTGCTTCTTCGTATATCAAATGCTTCACCCCCTCTTTTAGGGTATCTCCAACACACAATAATAGGTTCAGTTTCGTAAAATCTCATCTCTAACCCAATACTAAAGTTGAGCTAAACTAGGGTTTACCAAAAATTCGTCCAATTTTGATTCAACTGAATATGATGATAACTTATAATTTATGAGCTAGCTTAGTAGATGTGGATCAATGAAGATTATTAATACTTTAATATCAAACAATTATgtatggtaaaaaattattacacaatgatataaaaaaattaataattagaaTAGATTTAGCTTTTGACTCCACATAGTtacaaatttcttttttaagaAAGATAACGCATGATTACAATCATGAAATTTATGTTGTGGACAAAAAGTCTACTACCATATCTAGAGATGCAAACGGGTCGGGCCGAGCCGGTTCATTTTAAGTGGATCAAAACCGTGCACATGTTATGTTTAGACCGACCCATTTATTTTCCGTGTCGGGTTCGGCCCGGCCCATTAGCTTAAATATTAAGTCCGGCTCGGCCCATGGCCTAAGCCCATATCAGGCCGAGCTCGGGCATATGTCAAGCCAAAAAACGGGCTGGTCcggcccattagcattataagatacaattaacataaaaaaattgtgtgattagaatatttattttatataactatttataatagtaaaatgaataaaatgttacaacacatttgataatcttatttctaaaacgttATGTATGTCAAAATTATGACTTTTTTGTCACTATTTTGATGATATTTGTGACATAATGtaattaataatgaaataattaagaggtttatatttaaaatgtctaatattcaattatcattattataattatttaaatatttatataaataatataaaattatgtgtttacgGGCCGACCCCAAACGGGCTCGGGGCAACCCGAGCCCATGAGTTAAAATATATAGGCCCAGTCTGCCCATTACAATAAAACGTAAGGGTAATGCTAAATGTACCCATCAAATTTTGTAGTATAccaaatatttatatttttgtaatttatttccaATTATACCCTTTTTCCCTACAAACTCCATTTTACAAAACTTTCAGCGGAGATCCCTTTCCAATTTCCATTCTTTTCAAGTATTCATCTTATCAGTTCATGATGAAATTCTTGTTGAATTCTACACTTTTTGCCCTCATTGGCCCTGTTCTTTATTGTATTCGGTTAACAATTTGGGGTTGTGCATGGATGTTTATCACTCCGTGGGGTACCACAAAGTATCAAGTATGGAGCAACGAAGACTGCAAATATGAAATCGAGATTCAAAGAGGAAGTGAGACCAAAATTGTTGCTGGGTATGTCTTTGTAGTAATTTATTAGGGGTATTTGTAGAAAGACGAAGAGAATTTTATACATGCTGGATATAGTAAGAAATTTATTGAGTACATTTAGTAGCAGCCAAACGTAATTattattaccaaaaaaacaaacaaaaccatCATATGGTTAAACTGACCTTACTGACGCGATAAAACCAATACTTGACTCGAAAGAAATTACAAAAACCAAACTTTGAAATCTAACGCGCAAATAGATGGGTCAGTCTTCCTTTGACACTTGACTATATCTTCTCCCTCCGTCTCTCTATGTTGCCGTCTTTCCCTTCCTTTTCTTCCTCACATGCTTTTCCCTCCCTCACCGTCACCGCCCAATTCGCTCTCAGAAACCCTTCTCTCTTCAATCATCTCATTCCCAAGTCAGGTATTCTTTCCCCACCTGGGTCTCTCTCCCCTAACCCAAACGAAAGTCTCCTCCTTTGCCTCAATCAGATCTTAAGTCCTCTCAAACTtttcttaaataaaaaaacccttctttcttcttcaaccCACCATTAAAGATCAAATCTTTGCATCCAATTCCATCTGGGTTCTGTACATGGATCCCGGACCAACGTCAAAATCGGTTCTTTCCGGGTTCCTCATACTTCTCTCTTTGATTCTACATGTTTCCGGCAACTTCGTTTTTCCGGTGAGTCACAAGTTCCAGGGCCTACGCGGCCGGTGGTCGTTGACTGATTTGAAGGCCCACGACGCTCGGCGCCACGGCCGCAACCTCCTCACTGTTTCTTCCTCCGCCGTGGATCTGGAATTGGGCGGCAACGGCCATCCTTCTGAGACCGGTCTCTATTTCGCTAAGCTCGGAATCGGAACTCCGGCGAAGGACTACTATGTCCAAGTTGACACAGGCAGCGACATTCTGTGGGTCAACTGCATTGAGTGCGCCACTTGCCCCAAGAAAAGCGATATTGGGGTCAAGCTAACGTTGTATGATCCGAAGGGGTCTTCGAGTTCGGAACTGATCAGTTGTGATCAGGAGTTTTGTACTGCGCAGTATGGTGGTCAGTTGCTGGGTTGTAAGCCGGAGTTGCAGTGTCAATACAATGTGGTGTATGGCGATGGGAGCTCGACAGTAGGCTACTTTGTGAAGGATgtgattgaatttgataggGTGAGTGGGAGTCATCAGACTTCTGTGACGAATGGGAGCATTGTTTTCGGGTGTGGAGCTAAGCAGTCTGGGCAGCTAGGGAAGTCGTCCGAGGCGCTTGATGGGATTCTTGGATTTGGACAGTCGAATTCGTCTATGATTTCGCAGCTGGCTGCAGCTGGGAAGGTGAAGAAGCAGTTTGCGCATTGTTTGGATAATGTGAATGGTGGTGGGATTTTCGCCATTGGGGAAGTTGTGGAGCCGAAACTGAAGATGAATATGACTCCATTGGTGCCGAATACTGCACATTACAATGTGATCATGGAAGCCATTGAGGTGGGGGGTGATGTTGTCGACCTGCCCTCGGATACGTTTGATAGTGGAGACAAGGAAGGGACCATTATCGACAGTGGTACCACTTTGTCTTATCTTCCACAGGTGATTTATGAGCCTGTGATGAAAATGATACTTGGCAAGCAACCCGATTTGAAGTTGCACACTGTCGAGGAACAGTTCACATGTTTTCAGTATATGGAGGATGTTGATGAAGGGTTTCCAGTGGTGAAGTTTCACCTCAAGAACTCGGTTTCCCTTTCGGTGTATCCCCATGAGTATTTGTTTCAGCTGAAAGAGTATGTATGGTGTGTTGGGTGGCAGAGCAATGGGATGAAAACCAAAGATGGGGGCTCCATGACTCTTTTGGGAGATTTGGTGCTCTCGAATAAGCTGGTGTTCTACGATCTTGTGAATCAGTCCATCGGCTGGATTGATTACAATTGCTCTTCAAGCATCAGAGTGAAAGATGACAATTCAGGGGCAATATACACTGTTGCTGCACACAACATTTCTTCTGCTTCAGGTTTGTTAATAGGTGGAAGATTATTGACATTCTTGTTATTTGTAATTTATAAGCTGCAACAAATATCTTTATAGTTAAATTTGTTCAATATAGCACAGCATTCTTTGATTTTGGACCATaatttatcaatcaataagaATGTGTTTGCTCAGTGTGGTGCAATGTATTCTCTATTCTGAGGATACATTGTGCTCTGATACTTCAGTTCAAAATTTATCTGATACATAGGATATGGGAATGTTTAGTTGGTGAAATGGAAGTGTGAGTGAAGTGATAGTTTTTGGTTTGCAGATTGAGAATATGGTGTTTGGAAGAGAGTGGAAATTTGGGGTTTAAGAGAATGGATTTTAGAATGATTTTCTGAAAATCCATATTGTTTAAGCTCTTATTTTCTGATTGCTCTGTATAAGCTCTTATTGCTAATTGGATTTCAAGGATCCCTTGTTTGCTTCAGTAACATGTTCCAATATTGTTGTATATAATCTCGTGCTAATGAAAACATAATCATTAATAATTCTTCTGTCCAAGCTCACAATTAGCAAGCCATTAGTATATGAAAAAACAGAACTCTAAACTCTTTCATCGTTCATTGAGTCCAATATCTTGAACATATGTGAGAACTGAAGTACTGAACAGCTATCAGCCTATCACTTTCAAGAGAACAAGTCCAGTAGTATCTGTTAGAATCTTGCTTGACGGCCAATATACAGCAGAGGCTGTCTGTGATGTTCCCATCTGTCAATTAGCAGATGTGAATAAATTTCTTAGTGGATTGCATGATGAAAACAATATTGTATTGAACAATGAGCAGCAGGCCTTTATATCATATTAGAAAATAGTGTTGATGTTCACAATTTATAAATTCTATCTGTCAAAACCGGACTTGATATACATCCTCCGATTAGCAGATATGCTACtataaagcaagaggaaaTCTCACCTCTGCCTCCTTAAGaattaaaagtttaaaacaATATAAGACAATTTTAGTTGCAAATTTCAAGTGCAGAATCACATAACTTGGGTATTTAGAAGACTATTGAAAACTTTACATATAACATCCATCATTCCATCATATCACTCAATCCATCCTATAAGACTACGCAAATGAAGTTACGAGCAGTTTTATTTGGCTTATTTTGAAGCTAAAGTAAACCCTCATATATTCTTCGACAAGATCAACACAAAGAAAACCAATCAAGCAATTAACTTTGCTCACAATCATCTGCAGGAAAAAGAAATAGTTTGTTACAGTAGCGAGTGATGCATGCTAATGATGCTATGTAGGATTTGATGAAAACAAATGAAGATTAAGTAGCATGGTCATATTCAACGTAGGATGAGAACATAGGATTTCACTAAAACGCACAAGGGGACAGTCCTATATAAAGGAACTTCCCTTGGTATTGAACAAACTCCCATTCAGATAGTTTTTGCTTCAACTTCCGTCATAAAAAATTAGTGTTGACATTATGATAAGATCCAAAGGAAAATGTTTTAATCAAATGGCATCCACCTCCTTTATCATACATGAAACCGAACTTTGATGGTTCAGCCAACCGAGCCCTAAGAAAAAAGGTCATCCGCCTAGCAGAAAGAATAAACTTCCATATGGTACTGCAGCTgcaaataaaaagaagaaggcaCAACATGCTGGGACCAGGAAGCAAAACAAAGCTAAGAAGAAATTGCTTGACAGTATGGATAAGAAAGCGAAGGTAGATGCCAACTCCAACCCAATTGGGAAGGAGATGGCTTTAGTTCAAGTATGATGTTTTCGCCCTCCAAGCTTGATACATTCTGCTTAGTTTTAGTTTCTAAGTTGTGTATGTATTATCACTTGTGCCACAATAGAGTATTTTCGACATGTGAGAGTACAGACGGGAACATTTTAGTATGTATTCAGCTTGCTATATGCGAGCTGAATTGGTTTGACGGAGCTATGCATGCCTGAATCGGAATTGATTGTTTACCCGACAATCTCATATTCATCGGTGTTTAGTCTCTTGCCAATGTATTAGCAGTTGATTAtctaatgaatttcaactttCAAAGGGGTCTTAAAATCCACTTTGTTGGCAACGTTACATATATCTCTCAAGCAGATAGCACACACAAGTTGTTGAAAGCGTGGAattaaatttcttttcttaatcAATCGTACAGTCCGTGCTACAATTTTCACATCACAAACAAACAGTTACATCACCATCCGTACAAACAACAAAGCTAAGAAGAAACTAGTATTAGAAATATTTCTAAACCCTAGAAACAATCTCTGGCCTCGTTTTTTTTCTCGTTTCCATTTTCTCCTCATCTACACAGAGAACATATAACAAGCTGATTTTACTATACTACAGCCTTTGCTTCACTCGCCTGCCATTAATGTCGCTACCATCAAGAATAGCTTCATTACCATTTCTGCATACAGATACAGAATGCTCACTAACTCTAGCTACATATTCCAACAGTTCGGTCAGAACAGATGGGCAGCTTTCCCTCAAGTGTTTATAACCATCTGTTTTCATCACGCCTACAGAAACAAATGAAATCTCAGTTACTGAATCATAGTAATGTCATTTAAGCATACATTACATCCAGGAACCATATAATTAGACAAAGACAAACAAGGATCAAGACAGCATGATGTAATACAAAGAGATCTGAAATACACTTACAGGAGATTATATATAAGATCCAAATGTAAGATAATCATGTAGTCCAAGATTACCACCATTCTAGAAGTTTTCCACGTGAAAACAAGACCTAGTGTAAAATAGCctatatttgttttcttgatCTATTAGACAATTGTGACAACCCTTTTCAAAAGCTTATGGTGAAAGCCTCTAGTATAATAGCTGCTAATAGAAAATAACAACCATCAAATGACCTTCCAGATACTAAAGGACCAAGAGGAAGTAATGGCCTTCTGACAATAAGGTTAAGGTACACTTAAGCTTAGGGCATAATTGAGGCATATGTAGAATAACCAGAGAAATAACCAGAGAACTGGTGATGAGCCCACAGGGTCACACAAATTTGTACATTACAAGTAATTACAAATAATAGTCAAGAGAATTGGTAATAAGATGCAACTGAATGCAAAATCAAAACATCATTAGATATATCAGGAATTTGAATGCCAGAAAGTAATTCTCCATTCTCCAATGATTGATTACACAATATTTCTAGCACAGCTTTTTAGAGTTATTCAATAATGCACTCGAGCAACTTAATTCTTccataatcatcatcaacaatctCATCTGGGACTGTTGAGGATGATGTACCTTTCATCTTTAAAAGCTACAATTCATTTTGAAGTTATTAGTAAAACAAAACAGGAGAGATATAAAAGACTCACCTTGTAGATTTCCAGGTGTTGCAATGAATTTGAGGCACACTGCTTTCAATTGGAAACAGTGATGTTGTTCTGCCAAAGCTAATGTAGTTGCCACAGTGTTAATTGCTACATCCTTGCACAGACTTTCCTCGCACAGCAATTTTAACCTTTCTAAGCCATACCGATCTGCTGCAGCAAGCAGATGCTGAGCCATCAGAGTGGCAGCTCCATGAGAATTGATGCCGGTAAGCTCCTCTATGTCAGGCAGTGAATCCCAATACATGAAATGAAGTAGAGCCTACACATGGAAAAGAGATAAATGCAATGTCAAGCCTAGTCTCCCATCTTGGTAGAAAATACAATAAGCATAAGTTAAAATATGACTTATACACATAATAACCAAAGAAAGGGATAGGCATTGTACCTTAAAGACTGGAGGCTCTATATCCTCAACATTTATGCACTGAGTGTTCTGATCTTTCATAGGACCAAATAGTTGAGCCCTGAATACTGGCGATCGAGCTGCTAATACCAACTTGTGAGCAGCAAAAGTTTCCCCATCAACTTCAAAATTCACATCAGTACCCTTTCCACTTTCTAGTAGTTGCCCAAACTGTAGACCCATGTTGGATCGTGGTAAGGCTATAGAGTATATTTTTGGCCCTTCAGTGTGTGATTTCACAACACCAACCATACAGTTGACTGAGAGGCAATCATCTTTAAGGTAGTCCGATGTCTCAAGAGAAGTTCTTTTGAAAAAACGCTTGTAACCCCTGCAGCATCCAAAGAAACCATTATATTCTACAACTAGCCAGTCTCCACAATGAATATATACAGGATATGGCGAGCTGAACCAAACTATTATTTGGGAACATCAAGTAGCAGAATAATTAACATAATAATGTAGGACGTATATATTCTGCCTATACAAGATTAGATAACTACTGACCCACTAAGATACTAATTACTAAACAATGCTAGCAGAAACATATTAATCAAATGAGACATTGTCATTATACAACATACACAGGACTCTAGGACAGTATG from Argentina anserina chromosome 2, drPotAnse1.1, whole genome shotgun sequence carries:
- the LOC126782234 gene encoding BTB/POZ and MATH domain-containing protein 1-like, coding for MGKVLVEASRPSSSSSPSPLASPSPAPATTSSTLITETVNGTHQFKINGYSLSKGIGIGKYVTSDVFNVGGYSWAIYFYPDGKSVEDNATYVSLFIALASEGSDVRALFELTLLDQSGNGRHKVHSHFGRSLDSGPYTLKYRGSMWGYKRFFKRTSLETSDYLKDDCLSVNCMVGVVKSHTEGPKIYSIALPRSNMGLQFGQLLESGKGTDVNFEVDGETFAAHKLVLAARSPVFRAQLFGPMKDQNTQCINVEDIEPPVFKALLHFMYWDSLPDIEELTGINSHGAATLMAQHLLAAADRYGLERLKLLCEESLCKDVAINTVATTLALAEQHHCFQLKAVCLKFIATPGNLQGVMKTDGYKHLRESCPSVLTELLEYVARVSEHSVSVCRNGNEAILDGSDINGRRVKQRL
- the LOC126782230 gene encoding aspartic proteinase 36-like; this encodes MDPGPTSKSVLSGFLILLSLILHVSGNFVFPVSHKFQGLRGRWSLTDLKAHDARRHGRNLLTVSSSAVDLELGGNGHPSETGLYFAKLGIGTPAKDYYVQVDTGSDILWVNCIECATCPKKSDIGVKLTLYDPKGSSSSELISCDQEFCTAQYGGQLLGCKPELQCQYNVVYGDGSSTVGYFVKDVIEFDRVSGSHQTSVTNGSIVFGCGAKQSGQLGKSSEALDGILGFGQSNSSMISQLAAAGKVKKQFAHCLDNVNGGGIFAIGEVVEPKLKMNMTPLVPNTAHYNVIMEAIEVGGDVVDLPSDTFDSGDKEGTIIDSGTTLSYLPQVIYEPVMKMILGKQPDLKLHTVEEQFTCFQYMEDVDEGFPVVKFHLKNSVSLSVYPHEYLFQLKEYVWCVGWQSNGMKTKDGGSMTLLGDLVLSNKLVFYDLVNQSIGWIDYNCSSSIRVKDDNSGAIYTVAAHNISSASGLLIGGRLLTFLLFVIYKLQQISL